From a single Engraulis encrasicolus isolate BLACKSEA-1 unplaced genomic scaffold, IST_EnEncr_1.0 scaffold_808_np1212, whole genome shotgun sequence genomic region:
- the LOC134444876 gene encoding zinc finger protein 570-like, whose protein sequence is KSHHCQLCGKSFLAAGSLKAHQRIHTGEKPYKCHQCEKAFSQAQHLRQHQKTLRVHQRIHTGEKPYKCRQCEKAFSHAQCLRQHQRIHTGDRPFHCQLCGKSFTRVENLRVHQRIHTGEKTYKCHQCEKAFSQSGNLRQHQLIHTGVKPYNCQICEKSFSQSGHLRKHQRIHTGERPHYCQLCGKTFSDTRDLRRHKHIHTGEKPYKCQF, encoded by the exons AAAAGTCCCACCATTGCCAACTTTGTGGAAAAAGCTTCTTGGCGGCAGGATCTCTCAAAGcacaccaacgcattcacacaggagaaaaACCATACAAATGCCATCAGTGCGAGAAAGCTTTCTCACAGGCACAACATCTCAGACAACACCAAA AAACTCTTAGAGtacaccaacgcattcacacaggagaaaaACCATACAAATGCCGTCAGTGCGAGAAAGCCTTCTCACATGCACAATGTCTCAGACAACACCAACGTATTCACACAGGAGACAGGCCCTTCCATTGCCAACTCTGTGGGAAAAGTTTCACACGTGTAGAAAATCTTAGAGTACAtcaacgcattcacacaggagaaaaAACATACAAATGCCATCAGTGCGAGAAAGCTTTCTCACAGTCAGGAAATCTCAGACAACACCAACTTATTCACACAGGTGTCAAACCATACAACTGCCAAATCTGTGAGAAAAGTTTCTCACAGTCAGGACATCTCAGGAaacaccaacgcattcacacaggggagaggcCACACTACTGTCAACTCTGTGGGAAAACGTTCTCAGACACAAGGGATCTGAGacgacacaaacacattcatactGGAGAGAAACCATATAAATGTCAATTCTGA